In Pleurocapsa sp. PCC 7319, the following are encoded in one genomic region:
- a CDS encoding helix-turn-helix domain-containing protein yields the protein MIRQAQKVRIYLTDEQKQQLAGAEGVSDQA from the coding sequence ATGATTAGACAAGCACAAAAAGTACGAATTTATCTCACTGATGAACAAAAGCAGCAATTGGCAGGTGCGGAGGGAGTGTCAGACCAAGCCTAG
- a CDS encoding chromophore lyase CpcT/CpeT — translation MLTREDYPAKQEENSLLRELAQLMAGDFCNRQQSDADPKNYAHIRIFFRPLPWDFFSGIGFYSEQVYDYDLWTPYRQGVHRLVDRGDHIYIENHSLKEAENFAGAGHNREILLEIPPDGIERRYNCSMVFRKEGEVFHGSVEPGNKCFSYRTGIKTYLVSSVELTETTWVSWDRGMDLNTHEQIWGSAKGPLKFKKRASFATELP, via the coding sequence ATGTTGACCAGAGAAGATTATCCAGCAAAGCAAGAAGAAAATAGTCTACTTCGTGAATTAGCCCAACTGATGGCTGGGGATTTCTGCAACCGTCAACAATCTGATGCCGATCCCAAAAATTACGCTCATATTCGGATTTTCTTTCGGCCTTTACCCTGGGACTTTTTTTCAGGGATCGGCTTCTATTCCGAACAAGTTTATGACTACGATCTTTGGACTCCTTATCGTCAAGGAGTACATCGTCTAGTAGATCGGGGCGACCATATCTATATTGAAAACCATAGTCTCAAAGAAGCTGAAAACTTTGCCGGTGCTGGTCATAATCGCGAAATTCTGCTCGAAATTCCCCCAGACGGCATTGAACGCCGTTACAACTGTTCAATGGTGTTCCGAAAAGAGGGTGAAGTTTTTCACGGTAGTGTTGAACCAGGTAACAAGTGTTTTAGCTATCGTACAGGGATTAAAACTTACTTAGTTAGCAGTGTTGAGCTAACAGAAACCACCTGGGTCAGTTGGGATCGAGGAATGGATTTGAATACCCACGAGCAGATTTGGGGATCGGCTAAAGGACCATTGAAGTTTAAGAAAAGAGCTAGTTTTGCGACTGAATTACCATAG
- a CDS encoding phycobiliprotein lyase has protein sequence MNIDEFVQRSLGSWRSQRSAHHLAFHHFEEVTSEIEIQSLENSDGRVIELCKANQVDPHLVSSPFYMAWEGESDWDEDEVLSGSTVLVPVPDPDNPTKGKLLREQGYAETVPAIGYYQLVEDGSFILNTQYERASAEEKIWFATPNLRLRVSLIKTGDGKGVTTASFSSEIRSLSPKN, from the coding sequence ATGAATATAGATGAATTTGTGCAGCGTTCTTTGGGTTCATGGCGATCGCAACGTAGCGCGCATCATTTAGCTTTTCATCATTTTGAGGAAGTAACTTCTGAGATTGAAATTCAATCCTTAGAAAATAGTGATGGGAGAGTAATCGAGCTTTGTAAAGCTAATCAAGTTGACCCGCATTTAGTGTCTAGTCCTTTTTATATGGCTTGGGAAGGAGAATCCGACTGGGATGAAGATGAGGTGCTTTCTGGTTCGACTGTGTTGGTTCCCGTGCCTGACCCTGATAACCCAACTAAAGGGAAATTATTAAGAGAACAAGGATATGCCGAAACTGTACCAGCGATCGGCTATTATCAGCTAGTAGAAGATGGTTCGTTCATATTAAATACCCAATATGAAAGAGCTAGTGCTGAGGAAAAAATTTGGTTTGCGACACCGAACTTGCGTCTTCGGGTTTCTTTGATTAAAACAGGAGATGGAAAGGGCGTTACTACCGCTTCCTTTTCTTCAGAAATTCGTTCTCTCTCTCCAAAAAACTAA
- a CDS encoding chromophore lyase CpcT/CpeT produces MSFSPQVKALASYLAGEFDNKQQALEQPAWYVHLRLWIKPVPIFTDDSLTLFAEQANVIKLDQPYRPRILRLRQRDEIEVEFYMFEDITTARGAGQNQDLIQQITPEKIKFLPNCTLKVATEQFANGKYCFKTTPVTDTPCSVTYQGTTFQVFLGFEATADELQTFDKGIDPKTGKGTWGALMGAYRFTKRQDFSAELNL; encoded by the coding sequence ATGAGTTTTTCCCCTCAAGTCAAAGCTCTAGCATCTTATCTAGCTGGAGAATTTGATAATAAACAACAAGCTTTAGAGCAACCGGCATGGTATGTTCATCTCAGACTTTGGATCAAACCAGTACCTATTTTTACGGATGATAGTCTTACTCTGTTTGCCGAACAAGCTAATGTTATCAAGCTAGATCAGCCTTATCGACCACGAATTTTAAGACTGAGGCAAAGAGACGAGATAGAAGTAGAATTCTATATGTTTGAAGACATAACCACTGCTAGGGGGGCAGGACAAAACCAAGACTTAATCCAACAAATAACTCCAGAAAAGATTAAATTTCTGCCTAACTGTACTCTTAAAGTTGCCACTGAACAGTTTGCTAACGGTAAGTACTGCTTTAAAACTACTCCCGTGACAGATACACCCTGTAGCGTTACTTATCAAGGTACTACTTTTCAAGTTTTTCTTGGGTTTGAAGCTACCGCAGATGAGCTACAAACTTTTGATAAGGGTATAGACCCCAAAACTGGCAAAGGAACTTGGGGAGCCTTAATGGGTGCATATCGCTTTACCAAACGCCAAGACTTCTCAGCTGAATTGAATCTGTAA